One Oxobacter pfennigii DNA window includes the following coding sequences:
- the yyaC gene encoding spore protease YyaC, protein MHNKNPQNDVGIRVSYTDKDAVSTLGKFISSFFNTKTIIVCIGTDKCIGDCLGPLVGTLLLNKNFSYPVIGTLDFPAHAVNLEKVISEINEKHRNSFIIAVDACLGQADCIGDIQIKLGPVHPGKGVGKALPKVGDISIVGVVDSIDVSDIFSIRSIRLNLIMKMAEIISSAIIEAARM, encoded by the coding sequence TTGCACAATAAAAATCCACAGAATGATGTCGGCATAAGGGTCAGCTATACGGATAAGGATGCAGTCAGCACTCTTGGCAAATTTATCAGCAGTTTTTTTAACACCAAAACCATAATAGTTTGCATAGGTACTGATAAATGCATAGGCGACTGCTTGGGGCCTTTAGTTGGCACCCTTCTATTAAACAAGAACTTCTCATATCCCGTAATAGGAACCTTGGATTTCCCTGCCCACGCAGTCAATCTTGAAAAAGTAATTTCAGAAATTAACGAAAAGCATAGAAACTCTTTTATAATCGCCGTAGATGCCTGTCTTGGCCAGGCAGACTGTATCGGCGATATTCAGATAAAATTAGGACCTGTGCACCCCGGAAAAGGGGTAGGCAAGGCCCTTCCTAAAGTTGGAGATATTTCAATTGTCGGTGTGGTAGACTCTATTGATGTTTCCGATATATTTTCCATCAGAAGCATTCGGCTTAATTTGATAATGAAAATGGCCGAGATAATATCCTCGGCCATCATAGAAGCTGCAAGAATGTAA
- a CDS encoding uroporphyrinogen decarboxylase family protein, whose amino-acid sequence MLTKRQNLLETIRGGNPDRFVKQYEAFGIVMGDPISRNNPSAKRGGPNVVDAWGVTRSWPANVPGGFPVHDYEHKVVKDITKWKEVVKAPKLDYPEEDWAPIVEAAAKIDRNEQFVTVFRAPGIFEQVHYLTGIDDALMYFYEEPEAMHELIDYIVEWMLKYAEQIVKYVRPDCLFQHDDWGSHINSFMSPEMFEEFIVPGFKKIYAYYKANGVELIVHHNDAYSANLVPQMIEMGIDIWQGAVSTNNNPELIKKYGPKITIMGDIDNGILDKEGVTPEEIRRETERACRNCGKLYFIPAMTHGLAFSIFPGVYEAVDAEIDRMSKEMF is encoded by the coding sequence ATGTTAACTAAGAGGCAGAATCTTTTAGAGACAATCAGGGGAGGAAATCCCGACAGATTTGTAAAACAGTACGAGGCATTTGGGATTGTAATGGGTGACCCTATTTCCCGTAATAATCCTAGTGCTAAAAGGGGCGGCCCTAATGTTGTGGATGCCTGGGGGGTTACAAGAAGCTGGCCTGCAAACGTACCCGGTGGTTTCCCGGTGCACGATTATGAACACAAGGTAGTTAAGGATATCACAAAATGGAAGGAAGTCGTTAAAGCTCCTAAGCTTGATTATCCTGAAGAAGATTGGGCTCCGATAGTAGAAGCTGCAGCTAAAATTGATCGTAATGAGCAGTTCGTAACGGTATTCCGTGCACCGGGAATCTTCGAGCAGGTGCATTACTTAACGGGAATAGACGATGCTTTAATGTACTTCTATGAAGAGCCTGAGGCTATGCATGAGCTTATCGATTACATAGTTGAATGGATGCTTAAATATGCTGAACAGATTGTTAAATATGTTCGTCCGGATTGCCTCTTCCAGCATGATGACTGGGGCAGCCACATAAATTCATTCATGTCTCCTGAAATGTTTGAGGAGTTCATTGTTCCCGGTTTCAAGAAAATATACGCATATTATAAGGCTAACGGAGTTGAGCTTATTGTTCACCATAACGATGCATATTCTGCTAACCTTGTTCCGCAAATGATTGAAATGGGTATCGATATCTGGCAGGGTGCAGTATCAACGAACAATAACCCTGAGCTTATTAAGAAATATGGCCCCAAAATTACAATAATGGGTGACATTGATAACGGTATATTGGATAAGGAAGGCGTAACACCTGAAGAAATCAGAAGGGAAACTGAAAGAGCCTGCAGAAATTGCGGAAAGTTATACTTCATACCCGCAATGACTCATGGTTTGGCATTTAGTATATTCCCTGGCGTGTATGAAGCTGTAGATGCAGAAATAGACAGAATGAGCAAGGAAATGTTCTAG
- the murA gene encoding UDP-N-acetylglucosamine 1-carboxyvinyltransferase — translation MAKLLITGGERLHGTVKVSGAKNSVLPIIAASLLCPQDTILEDIPALEDVLCIREVLDSLGVNTEFTKDKLVIKSGSLSLYEPPYELVRKMRASFLVIGPLLARMGKVRISLPGGCNIGTRPIDLHLKGLSALGADITLGHGYVEANVDRLKGAKIYLDFPSVGATENIIMASALAEGETVIENAAEEPEIVDLANFLNSMGANIIGAGTDTVKITGVKELKGTYHSVIPDRIEAGTYMAAAAITGGDIVIENIIKEHVKSIVAKLTEAGVKIAEEDNYRIRVTADKRMNPVDIKTLPYPGFPTDLQAPMMAVMSKSCGTSIITETVFENRFMHVCELKRMGANVKIEGRSAVIEGVERLTGAKVKATDLRAGAALLLCGLAAEGKTEISDIYHISRGYVDIKDKLNNLGACIEEVEE, via the coding sequence TTGGCTAAACTATTAATTACAGGCGGAGAGCGGCTTCATGGAACTGTAAAAGTAAGCGGGGCAAAAAATTCAGTACTGCCAATCATTGCCGCCTCTCTTTTATGTCCTCAAGATACTATACTTGAGGATATTCCTGCTTTGGAAGATGTTTTATGTATACGCGAAGTATTGGACTCTTTAGGTGTAAATACCGAATTTACTAAAGATAAACTTGTAATAAAATCAGGCAGCCTGTCTCTGTATGAGCCTCCCTACGAGCTTGTGAGAAAAATGAGAGCATCATTTTTGGTAATAGGACCTCTTCTGGCAAGAATGGGAAAAGTGAGGATATCTCTGCCGGGAGGATGCAATATAGGCACCCGCCCGATAGACCTTCACTTGAAAGGATTAAGCGCTTTAGGTGCGGATATAACATTAGGACATGGCTATGTAGAAGCAAATGTTGACCGGTTAAAAGGGGCTAAAATATATCTGGATTTCCCATCAGTTGGTGCTACGGAAAATATTATTATGGCTTCAGCTTTGGCAGAAGGAGAAACGGTAATAGAAAATGCGGCAGAGGAGCCCGAAATTGTGGACCTGGCCAATTTTTTGAACAGTATGGGAGCCAATATCATAGGAGCCGGCACCGATACTGTAAAAATTACAGGTGTAAAAGAATTGAAAGGCACCTACCACAGCGTAATTCCCGATCGTATAGAGGCAGGCACATACATGGCAGCTGCCGCTATTACAGGTGGGGATATAGTAATAGAAAATATAATTAAAGAACATGTAAAATCTATTGTTGCAAAACTGACGGAAGCAGGAGTAAAAATAGCTGAAGAAGATAATTACAGGATAAGGGTAACAGCAGACAAAAGAATGAACCCCGTTGATATAAAAACCCTTCCTTATCCCGGATTTCCCACCGACCTTCAGGCACCAATGATGGCAGTGATGAGTAAATCCTGCGGTACCAGCATTATAACCGAAACTGTCTTTGAAAACAGATTCATGCACGTATGTGAGCTAAAGAGGATGGGTGCCAATGTTAAAATAGAAGGTAGAAGCGCTGTCATTGAAGGAGTGGAAAGATTGACGGGAGCAAAGGTTAAAGCTACTGATTTAAGGGCAGGTGCAGCACTTTTATTATGCGGCCTGGCTGCAGAGGGAAAAACAGAAATAAGCGATATTTATCATATAAGCAGAGGATATGTTGATATAAAAGATAAGCTAAATAATTTAGGAGCATGTATAGAAGAAGTCGAGGAATAA
- a CDS encoding EAL and HDOD domain-containing protein — MDAFIARQPIFDKNMKIYGYELLYRQSGDNFFTGIDDDQATAELIYNAFLVMGLQDLTDGANAFINFSKELINSDVPFLLPKENIVVEVLEREKVTSATIDACKRIKAMGYSLALDDFVFNQNNFPLIDMADIIKIEFSAVSRHEQYNLIRRYRTKVKFLAEKIENREEYQQASGMGYELFQGYFFSKPSIVKSKEVVTLNANLFSILEELSSPEPSYAVIANIFERDLGLSYKLLKLANSVYIGARNRIKSIPHALSYIGINEMYQWISLMMLKDMQDVENAELVKQSLIRGKLMELLAYELHLKGEKSEFYFTGIFSSIDVLLSSQMEQVLKGLPLSINVKNALLGIDNEQRKLLNFIMNLENAHWEKAAAQYPMTNKFMELYLEALKWAKKLNH, encoded by the coding sequence ATGGATGCGTTTATTGCCAGACAGCCTATTTTTGATAAAAACATGAAAATTTACGGATATGAACTATTATACAGGCAGAGCGGGGATAACTTTTTTACCGGAATTGATGACGATCAGGCCACAGCCGAATTGATTTACAACGCTTTTCTTGTTATGGGGCTTCAGGACTTGACGGATGGAGCCAACGCCTTTATTAATTTCTCTAAAGAGCTCATTAACAGTGATGTCCCTTTTTTACTTCCAAAGGAGAACATCGTTGTGGAAGTACTCGAACGGGAGAAAGTGACCTCTGCTACGATAGACGCCTGTAAAAGGATTAAAGCTATGGGATACAGCCTGGCTCTTGACGACTTTGTTTTTAATCAAAACAATTTTCCCTTAATTGACATGGCAGATATTATCAAAATAGAATTTTCGGCAGTAAGCCGCCATGAGCAATACAACCTTATCCGAAGATACAGAACAAAAGTGAAGTTTTTAGCGGAAAAAATTGAAAACCGGGAAGAGTATCAGCAGGCGTCCGGAATGGGCTATGAGCTTTTTCAAGGATATTTTTTCAGTAAACCATCTATTGTCAAGTCCAAGGAAGTCGTAACGCTTAACGCCAATCTTTTTAGTATTCTTGAAGAGCTAAGCTCTCCCGAGCCAAGCTATGCCGTTATTGCCAATATCTTCGAAAGAGACCTGGGGCTTTCATATAAGCTATTGAAACTTGCCAATTCAGTTTATATAGGTGCAAGAAATAGGATTAAATCAATCCCCCACGCTCTGTCATATATTGGCATTAATGAAATGTACCAGTGGATTTCGCTTATGATGCTGAAGGATATGCAGGATGTTGAAAATGCCGAACTGGTTAAACAATCCCTTATCAGGGGAAAGCTTATGGAACTCCTTGCCTATGAACTGCACTTAAAGGGAGAAAAATCCGAATTTTATTTTACGGGAATATTTTCTTCCATTGATGTTTTATTAAGCAGCCAAATGGAGCAGGTTTTAAAGGGGCTTCCCTTGTCTATAAATGTTAAAAATGCCTTATTAGGTATAGACAATGAACAGCGAAAGCTGCTGAATTTCATTATGAATTTGGAAAATGCACACTGGGAAAAGGCTGCGGCTCAATATCCAATGACCAATAAGTTTATGGAGCTATATTTGGAAGCCTTGAAGTGGGCAAAAAAGCTAAATCATTGA
- a CDS encoding M23 family metallopeptidase codes for MNMKGFLKSKFSKEKVSKFFDKEGFYIVLFLCVCIVAITAVWVSRNGAKNNQGVNDVNDTTAPITAPGNETSAQEIDPELEASFSVDDENDYSEVEKTDGMAEVNEEDTTAVSSKPAAAEADVKFDNPMKDGFTAANVMRDYSTETLVNYESLGEWRTHSGIDIKGIEGTEVVAIADGKVVDIRNDNEYTGGLGWLVEVEHSNGYKSIYANLGEKIEVKKNQTVKKGQLIGSIGNTSIFESSSSKDNQTIGHLHFELLKKGAAGYENVDPKEYLTLQN; via the coding sequence ATGAATATGAAAGGATTCTTAAAGTCGAAGTTCTCGAAAGAGAAGGTATCAAAATTTTTTGATAAAGAGGGATTTTATATTGTCTTATTCCTCTGTGTATGTATTGTAGCTATTACTGCTGTGTGGGTATCAAGAAACGGTGCTAAAAACAATCAGGGCGTCAACGATGTAAATGATACAACTGCCCCTATAACGGCACCCGGCAATGAAACCTCAGCACAGGAAATTGATCCCGAGCTGGAAGCAAGTTTTTCCGTAGACGATGAGAACGATTACTCGGAAGTTGAGAAAACGGACGGGATGGCAGAAGTGAATGAAGAAGATACAACTGCCGTTTCTTCAAAACCTGCAGCAGCGGAGGCTGATGTGAAGTTTGACAATCCAATGAAGGATGGTTTTACAGCAGCCAACGTCATGAGAGACTATTCAACTGAAACCCTGGTAAATTATGAAAGCCTTGGCGAGTGGAGAACCCATTCAGGTATAGATATAAAAGGAATAGAAGGTACCGAGGTTGTTGCAATCGCCGATGGAAAGGTAGTCGATATAAGAAATGATAACGAGTACACAGGCGGATTGGGATGGTTAGTTGAAGTAGAACACAGCAATGGATACAAATCAATATATGCAAACCTTGGAGAGAAAATAGAGGTTAAGAAAAACCAGACTGTTAAAAAAGGACAGTTAATAGGCTCAATAGGCAATACATCAATATTTGAAAGCAGTAGTTCTAAGGATAATCAGACTATCGGACACCTGCACTTTGAGTTATTGAAGAAGGGTGCTGCAGGTTATGAAAATGTCGATCCAAAGGAATATCTGACACTGCAGAATTAA
- a CDS encoding VOC family protein has translation MIGNNMYVSITTKDEAFIQKAWDILKQDGEVYMEPTSSFFTTLHGSLRDKFGINWMFTVLK, from the coding sequence ATGATCGGCAATAACATGTATGTTTCTATAACTACAAAAGATGAAGCTTTTATACAAAAGGCATGGGACATTCTAAAGCAGGATGGGGAAGTTTATATGGAGCCTACCTCATCGTTTTTCACAACCTTACACGGCTCTTTACGAGATAAGTTCGGCATAAACTGGATGTTTACCGTTTTGAAATAA
- the spoIID gene encoding stage II sporulation protein D, which yields MRRIGYMMLTIITVIIVIPIVVLKGAGQSPKAESPPQKDVVGFIGDAALGSVTFDEKNGGGPKITVYIAEKDEIQEMFLEEYIRGVVSGEMPAEFELEALKAQAVAARTYAIARMKAYGGSGCTKHPEADICTDATHCQEWISKEDRIKAWEPVNAPKYWDKITKAVEETRGAILTYDAIPVMYPLYFSTSSGKTENSRDVFKGQYPYLVSVTSPNEEISPKFLTKATISNEEFVKKFSESQYKIKLDKNKLSSQVKIIERTEGGSVKTVKVGTKTIEGTEMRKILSLNSANFTIEFNKNDITFTVLGNGHGVGMSQWGATAMAASGKNYEEILEYYYQGTKVNRIEDIYK from the coding sequence ATGAGAAGAATAGGATATATGATGCTTACGATAATAACAGTGATAATTGTTATTCCTATTGTTGTGCTTAAAGGAGCAGGACAAAGCCCAAAGGCAGAATCGCCTCCCCAAAAAGACGTAGTAGGTTTTATCGGGGATGCTGCCTTAGGAAGTGTGACTTTTGATGAAAAAAACGGCGGAGGCCCCAAAATAACAGTCTATATAGCTGAAAAAGATGAGATTCAGGAAATGTTTTTAGAAGAGTATATAAGGGGAGTTGTATCAGGTGAAATGCCTGCAGAATTTGAGCTGGAGGCATTAAAAGCCCAGGCAGTCGCAGCAAGAACCTATGCAATTGCCAGAATGAAGGCTTATGGCGGAAGCGGCTGTACAAAGCATCCGGAGGCTGATATATGCACTGATGCCACTCACTGTCAGGAATGGATATCAAAAGAGGACAGGATAAAGGCGTGGGAGCCTGTTAATGCTCCAAAATACTGGGATAAAATTACAAAAGCTGTGGAAGAAACAAGGGGAGCGATTCTTACCTATGATGCCATTCCTGTAATGTATCCCTTGTATTTTTCCACCAGCAGCGGTAAAACCGAAAATTCCAGAGATGTGTTTAAAGGCCAGTATCCGTACCTTGTCAGCGTAACAAGCCCTAATGAAGAAATATCTCCAAAGTTTTTAACTAAGGCTACTATCAGTAACGAAGAATTTGTAAAGAAATTTTCGGAATCTCAATATAAAATAAAACTTGATAAAAATAAATTAAGCTCTCAAGTTAAGATTATAGAAAGAACGGAAGGCGGAAGCGTAAAGACCGTAAAGGTTGGCACAAAAACTATTGAAGGCACAGAGATGAGGAAAATATTAAGCTTGAACTCGGCAAACTTTACTATTGAATTCAATAAAAACGATATTACTTTTACCGTTTTAGGAAACGGCCACGGAGTGGGTATGAGTCAGTGGGGAGCAACAGCAATGGCAGCATCCGGCAAAAACTATGAGGAAATATTGGAATATTATTATCAGGGAACAAAGGTAAATAGAATAGAAGATATATATAAATAA
- the spoIIID gene encoding sporulation transcriptional regulator SpoIIID translates to MKDYIEERVLEVAKYIIDSKATIRKTARQFGVSKSTIHKDITERLPKINPQVANEAKEILDYNKAERHIRGGKATRMKYKTSNE, encoded by the coding sequence TTGAAGGATTACATTGAAGAGAGAGTACTTGAAGTAGCAAAGTACATTATCGATTCTAAAGCAACAATTCGTAAAACTGCAAGGCAATTTGGTGTATCCAAAAGCACAATACACAAAGATATCACAGAAAGACTTCCCAAGATAAATCCACAAGTCGCAAATGAGGCTAAGGAGATACTTGATTACAATAAGGCAGAAAGGCACATACGTGGCGGCAAAGCAACAAGGATGAAATATAAGACATCAAACGAGTAA
- a CDS encoding DUF6429 family protein, with product MEKEDLKEEIKELTLMLLYLTSWKENEFGIQYLRSWKGYGFGILNELTEEDLIPGSHRSKSVMIADEGIKNARESLKQYDMTEQ from the coding sequence ATGGAAAAAGAGGATTTAAAAGAAGAAATTAAGGAATTAACTCTGATGTTGTTGTACCTTACATCCTGGAAGGAAAATGAATTTGGAATTCAATATCTCAGAAGTTGGAAGGGCTATGGTTTTGGTATTCTTAATGAACTTACCGAAGAGGATTTGATACCAGGGAGTCACCGTTCCAAATCCGTTATGATAGCTGATGAGGGAATAAAGAATGCCAGGGAATCTTTGAAGCAATATGATATGACTGAACAATAA
- a CDS encoding rod shape-determining protein yields the protein MGFLGFGTDIGIDLGTASVLVYIKGKGVVLKEPSVVATDNTKRKVLAVGEEARQMIGRTPGNIIATRPLRDGVISDYDVTERMLRHFIKKARGNSVSLLRPRVIICIPCEATEVEKRAVKDAALSAGAGKVYLIEEPVAAAIGAGLDISKASGSMIVDIGGGTTDVAVLSLGGMVVRSSIKIAGDKFDEAIIRYIRKKHNIMIGERTAEELKINIGTAYPRSEEVTMDIRGRDLVTGLPKNITVSSEEMREALEETTSAIVDCVHSVLEHTPPELSADIINKGIIMTGGGSLLYGLDLLIQSRTHVTTTVAKDSICCVAYGTGEALENLDKFAEMLSLIDDNK from the coding sequence ATGGGATTTTTGGGATTTGGAACTGATATAGGGATTGACCTTGGCACTGCCAGTGTCCTTGTATATATAAAAGGAAAAGGGGTAGTTTTAAAAGAGCCCTCTGTTGTTGCAACCGACAATACAAAGCGCAAAGTTCTAGCAGTAGGTGAGGAAGCGAGGCAAATGATAGGGAGAACCCCTGGAAATATAATTGCTACCAGGCCCTTGAGAGATGGTGTGATTTCCGATTATGACGTAACAGAGAGAATGCTTAGGCATTTCATTAAAAAAGCCAGAGGAAATTCTGTAAGCTTGCTACGTCCCAGGGTAATTATATGCATACCCTGCGAGGCCACCGAAGTAGAAAAAAGGGCTGTTAAGGACGCTGCGCTTTCGGCAGGAGCCGGCAAGGTTTATTTAATAGAAGAGCCTGTTGCTGCGGCTATTGGAGCGGGCTTGGATATATCAAAGGCCAGTGGAAGCATGATAGTAGATATCGGCGGTGGAACTACCGATGTTGCGGTTCTGTCATTAGGAGGTATGGTTGTCAGGTCTTCAATAAAAATCGCTGGAGATAAATTCGATGAAGCAATAATAAGATATATCCGGAAAAAACATAATATAATGATTGGGGAAAGGACAGCTGAAGAATTGAAGATTAACATAGGTACAGCTTATCCCCGAAGTGAAGAAGTCACAATGGACATAAGGGGCAGAGACCTTGTGACCGGACTTCCCAAGAATATTACCGTAAGTTCTGAAGAGATGAGGGAAGCGCTGGAAGAGACTACTTCAGCAATAGTGGACTGCGTACATTCGGTACTGGAACATACTCCTCCCGAGCTGTCAGCAGATATCATAAATAAAGGTATTATAATGACAGGGGGAGGTTCCCTGCTTTACGGTTTGGATTTGTTAATACAATCCAGAACTCATGTTACAACAACAGTTGCTAAAGATTCAATATGCTGTGTTGCTTACGGTACCGGTGAAGCATTGGAAAATCTGGACAAATTCGCTGAAATGCTGTCACTTATTGATGACAATAAATAA
- the fabZ gene encoding 3-hydroxyacyl-ACP dehydratase FabZ translates to MLDINEIKKIIPHRYPFLLVDRIEEVEEGKKAVGIKNVTANEPFFQGHFPGNPIMPGVLIVEAMAQVGAVAILSMEEYKGKLAVFAGIDKVRFRKQVVPGDTLRMEVELVTLKRGIGKANAYATVDGKRACEGELMFAIVGQ, encoded by the coding sequence ATGCTGGATATTAATGAGATTAAGAAGATAATACCTCACAGGTATCCCTTTCTTTTGGTAGACAGGATAGAAGAAGTGGAAGAGGGAAAGAAGGCTGTAGGAATTAAAAATGTTACGGCAAATGAGCCTTTTTTTCAGGGACATTTTCCGGGAAATCCTATAATGCCAGGGGTATTAATAGTTGAGGCAATGGCTCAGGTAGGAGCAGTTGCCATTCTATCCATGGAAGAGTACAAGGGTAAGCTTGCGGTATTTGCTGGAATCGATAAAGTACGCTTCAGAAAACAGGTAGTGCCCGGTGATACATTAAGGATGGAAGTGGAACTGGTAACACTTAAAAGAGGCATCGGAAAAGCCAATGCCTATGCTACGGTAGATGGAAAAAGAGCATGTGAAGGAGAACTTATGTTTGCCATAGTTGGCCAGTAA